The following DNA comes from Deinococcus sp. YIM 134068.
GGGGTGCAGCGACAGCTCAGGCGACCGCGAGACGAGTACGCGGGGAGAGCAGCGAAGAGCGAGTCCGGGAGGGTGAGAGCCGGACGGCCCCGCCCCCCGCCGAAGATCCCCTCCCGCGCCGGACGAAGAAAGGCCGTGTCAGGCCGATTAGACCGTCCCGGACACCCCCCGACAGAGGGTTTGGCAAGGAGACTTCCATGTGAGTGGAAGTGAAGTTGGGTGGTACCACGTGTCTCAGAGGCGCGTCCCAGCAGCGGTGAGGGCTGGGACGTTTTTGTTGTTGTCTGACAGTCCAACCGTCGAACCGTCCGACCTCCCCCTTCCCTCGACTCCTCGACCCCCGACCCCTCGACCCCCGAAGGAGCCACCCATGACCACCACCGACCCCAAACCCGCCTCTCCCCTCTTCCAGTCCGTGACCTCGCAGCCGAACTTCCGGGAGGTGGAGGCGGACGTGCTGGAGTTCTGGCAGCGGGAGGGCATCTTCGGGCGCACGCAGGAGCGGCGTCCCGGGCAGCCCGAGTACGTGTTCTACGAGGGGCCGCCGACCGCGAACGGGCGTCCGGCGCTGCATCACGTCCTCGCGCGGTCGTTCAAGGACCTCTTCCCGCGCTACAAGGTCATGCGGGGCTTCCATGTCACCCGCAAGGGCGGCTGGGACACCCACGGGCTGCCCGTGGAGATCAGCGTGGAGAAAAAGCTGGGCTGGCTGGGGCGCAATCACGGGGCGTCGCGGGCCGAGCTGGAGGAATTTAACCGCCTGTGCCGGACCTCGGTGTGGGAGACGATTCAGGAGTGGAATACCTTCACCGAGCGGCTGGGCTACTGGGTGGACCTCGCTGACCCGTACATCACCTACGAGAACAGCTATGTGGAGAGCGTGTGGAACCTCCTGAAGCGGCTGCACGTTCAGGGGCTGGTCGAGCAGGACTACAAGGTGGTGCCGCTCTCGCCCCGCATCTCGACCACGCTGTCCCGTGCCGAACTCGGGGAGGTGGACTCCTACCGGGAGGTGGACGACCCCTCGGTGTACGTGCGCTTCCCGGTGATCTGGGACACGCTGCCGCTCAGGGCACACGCGGCGTTGAGTGCCCTGAGCGGCGAGGACCGGGGGGGGCTGGCGCTCGTCGTGTGGACGACGACCCCGTGGACGCTGCCGAGCAACACGCTGGCGGCGGTGAACGCGGAGTTGACATACGTGGCGGCGCGGAGTCCGTCGGGCACGGTCATCGTCGCGGCGGACGCGGTGGAGCGGCTTTCGGGGCTGCATAAGGACGCGCCGCCGCTGGAGGTGCTGGCCTCCTTCCCCGGACGTGACCTGGAGGGCGTGGAGTACGAGCCGCCCTTCCCCGACGTGGCGGTGGAACTCGGTGCGGTGAGGACGCTGCACGAGCGGAATGCGGACGGACGCCCGGTGATGCACTTCGTCACGCTGGCGGAGTTCGTGTCGGCGGCGGACGGGTCGGGTGTGGCGCACGAGGCCCCGGCGTACGGCGCGGAGGACCTGGAGTTGGCCCGCAAATACGGCGTGCCGCTGATGTTCGGGGTGGACGATCACGGCATCCTGCGGGTGACGGGGGAGCGGGGCAAGTTCTTCAAGGACGCCGACAAGGGGTTGATCGCCGACCTCAAGGCGCGTGGGCGGATGTTCTGGTCGGGCACGCTGCGGCACCGCTACCCCTTCCACGACCGGACGGGCGACCCGATCCTCTACTTCGCCAAGAAGGGCTGGTACATCCGCACGAACAGCGTCGCCGGGCGGATGCTGGCGACGAACGAGGAGATCAACTGGGTCCCTTTGACTATCAGGAACGGGAGATTCGGCAACTGGCTGGAGGGGAACGTGGACTGGGCCATCTCGCGCGAGCGGTACTGGGGCACGCCCCTCCCCTTCTGGGTGAGCGAGGACGGCGACCTGCGCGTGGTGGGCAGCGTGGCGGAGCTGAGCGAGTTGACCGGGCGGGACCTGTCGGGGCTGGACCTGCACCGTCCGTACATCGACGACGTGACCTTCACGCTGGGGGGCAAGGAGTACCGCCGCGTGCCCGAGGTGCTCGACGTGTGGTTCGACTCCGGCTCGATGCCGTACGCGCAGTGGCATCTGCTCACCGACGAGACGGGCGAGCGGGCGTTGCCGGGCACGGAGGCGAACATGGAGCAGTTCGGGCGGCACTATCCCGCCGACTTCATCTGCGAGGCCATCGACCAGACGCGCGGGTGGTTCTACTCGCTGCACGCGATCTCGACGATGCTGTACGGGCAGCCCGCGTATAAGAACGTGATCTGCCTGGGGCATATCGTGGACGAGAAGGGCGCGAAGATGAGCAAGAGCAAGGGGAACGTGATCGAACCCCTGCCCCTCTTCGACCGCTACGGGGCGGACTCGGTGCGCTGGTACATGTTCATGGCGTCGGACCCCGGCGACCAGAAGCGCTTCTCCGAGCGGCTGGTGGCGGAAGCGCAGCGCGGCTACGTCAATACGCTGTGGAACGTGTATTCCTTCTTCGTGCTGTACGCGAATCTGGACCGCCCGGCGCTGGGGAATGCGCCCGAGGTGGGGGACCGGCCCGAGATCGACCGCTGGCTGCTCGCGCGGCTGGAGGAGACGGTGCGGGACGTGACGGCGAGCCTGGACGCCTACGACGCGCGGGGCGGCGGGCGGTCGCTCGAACGCTTCGTGGACGACCTGAGCAACTGGTACGTGCGGCGCAACCGCAGCCGATTCTGGGGAGAGGGCGGCAAGGTGGACGTGGCCGCGTACGCCACACTGCACGAGGCGCTCGTGGTGGTGTCGCAGCTCACCGCGCCGTTCACGCCCTTCCTCGCGGACGCGATGTACCGCAACCTCACGCGCGGGCAGGGGGCGGAGAGTGTCCACCTCACCCGCTGGCCGGAGGTCAGGGCGGAGCGGCTGGACGAGCGGCTGACCGCCGAGATGGCCGCCGTCATCAAGGTCGTGGAGCTGGGCCGGGCGGTGCGGGGGGCGAACAACCTCAAGACGCGCCAGCCGCTCGCCTCGGTTCAGGTGAGGGCGAACACGCCGGAGCGGACGGACGCGCTGCGGCGGCTGCAAGGGCAGATCGCCGAGGAGCTGAACGTCAAGGCCGTGACCGTGCTGGAGGGCGACACCGACCTCGTGCGCTACAGCCTGCGCCCGAATCTGCCCGTGCTCGGCAAGGTGTATGGCAAGGCGCTGCCAGCGGTGCGCGTGGCCCTGGCAAACGCGGACGCCGCCGCCGTCGCCCGCGCGGTGGGGGCCGGGCAGCCCTTCAGGGTGGAGGCGAACGGGCAGACGTTCGAGCTGACGGGCGAACAGGTCCTCGTGGACGCGCGGGCACCGGAGGGGGTGGCCGCCGCCGAGGACGCCGGGTTCCTTGTCGCCTTCGATACGGCGCTGACGCGCGAGCTGGTGCAGGAGGGGCTGGCCCGCGACCTCGTGCGCTCGCTTCAGGAGGCGCGCAAGGCGGCGGGCTTCGAGGTGCAGGACCGCATCCGCCTCACCCTCGATCTGGTGGGCGACGCGCGGGAGGCGGCGGAGGTGTGGCACGACTTCATCGCCGGGGAGGTGCTGGCGACGGAGCTGACCTTCGGCGCGGGCGCGGGCTTTGCGGCGGAGGTGGAGGGGGGGACGGCGTATCTGGTGAGGGTGTAAGGGTGTGAGGGTCTAACTGTCGAACGGTCTAACCGTCGAACTGCCGTGAAGCTGTTGGACGGTTCGACCTTCGTCTGTTAGACGCGCGCCCGCGCCCACCACATCCTCATCCGGCCCCGCCCTATCAAGAGGATGACAAATGAACAGACTTCTGGTGCCCCTCTTGACGGTTCTCTCGCTCAGCCTGTCGTCGTGTCTGCCTGCCGGGCGGGGGGCGGACGAGACGTGGGTGACGCACCGCCGGGACGGGACGCTGCTGGTGAACGGGCGGCCCTTTTTCCCGTTCGGGTTCTACCATCTGGCGTGGGCGGAGGACGGCACGGCGCAGGGACGGCTGGACGACCTGCGGGAGATCGGGCGGGGGGGCTTCAACGTGGTGTGGACCGAGCCGCTTTCCGGTGCCCAGGAGTTCGGGCCGCTGCTGGAGGCCGCGCGGCGCAGCGGGGTGTACGTGGTGGCGCACGAGCTGGCCCCGGCGGCGGCGCGGGAGGTGGCGGCTCATCCGGCGCTGCTGGGCTTCACGCTGATGGACGACAGCAACCGCCAGAGCACGCCGCGCGCCATCCGCCAGTTGCAGCGGGAGTACAAACGGCTCGCGCCGCGCAAGCTGACTTACATCAGCCTGTCGGTGGGGGTGGACCGGCCCGAGCGGGCGTTTTTCGGCGTGTCGGACGCGGTGGGCAACCAGAGCTACCCGGTGGGCGACCCGGTGGACCGCATCGGTGTGGTGTACCCTGCCATGCGCCAGACGGTGCTGAGTGCCGCCCGGCGGGGGGTGGTGCCCATCGCCAATCTCCAGACCTTCGCGTGGGAACGCCGCGACCTGCCGAGCGAGGCCGAGGTGCGGAACATGACCTATCAGGCGCTGATGGCGGGGGTCAAGGGGGTGGTGTACTACGCCTACCGCACCGAGGGTCACGACATTGGCGAGGACCCGGCGGCGTGGCGCGCGGCGCAAGTGCTGGCGGGCGAGGTGCGGACGCTGGCCCCCACCCTGCTCGACGGCAAGCGCACCGAACTGCTCTCCGGGCGCGGCGACGAGGCGCTCGCCGTCCTCGTGGAGCGGCTGCGCGGCCCGTGGTATCTGTTCGTCCTCAACAACCGGGAGACATCCCGCGAGGTGAGGGTGCGCGTGCCGGGGGTGAGCCGCCTGACCCCCGTCTTCGGCGGCGCGACCCTGGAGATGGAGCGCGGGGTCGTGGAGGGCACGCTTCCCTCCCTGGCCGCGCAGGTGTACGAGGTGCGGTGATGGGTGTGCTGAGGGTCTAACTATCTAACGGTCTAACCGTCGAACTGCCGTGAATCCGTTCGACGGTTAGACCTTCGACCGTTAGACCGCTCCCCTACGGATGCCCCCCGTGTGTCGGCGGCGGCGTGGTTCCCAGCGCGGCGGTCGCGGCCAGCACGCCGAGGAGGAGGGCCGTCTCCAGCGCGAGGGCGGGGCGGATGCGTATCGAATGGGAGAAAGCGCGGCGGACGAGGGCGGCGGCGAGGAGAGCGGCGGCGAGGAGGGCGAGCTTGAGGAGGAGCGTTCTGCCGTACCCGCTCGCCGGGAGGGTGGGGAGCGTGCCCGCGTGCCGGAGGGTGAGGGCCGTGCCGCTCACGGTCAGGAGCGCGACGCAGGCGAGGGCGACCGGGGTGAAGCGGCGGGCCTGGGCGGGGGTGGGGACGGGGTGGGTCAGCAGGGCGGACACGCCGCCGAGCCACAGGCTCATCGCGCCAGCG
Coding sequences within:
- the ileS gene encoding isoleucine--tRNA ligase, giving the protein MTTTDPKPASPLFQSVTSQPNFREVEADVLEFWQREGIFGRTQERRPGQPEYVFYEGPPTANGRPALHHVLARSFKDLFPRYKVMRGFHVTRKGGWDTHGLPVEISVEKKLGWLGRNHGASRAELEEFNRLCRTSVWETIQEWNTFTERLGYWVDLADPYITYENSYVESVWNLLKRLHVQGLVEQDYKVVPLSPRISTTLSRAELGEVDSYREVDDPSVYVRFPVIWDTLPLRAHAALSALSGEDRGGLALVVWTTTPWTLPSNTLAAVNAELTYVAARSPSGTVIVAADAVERLSGLHKDAPPLEVLASFPGRDLEGVEYEPPFPDVAVELGAVRTLHERNADGRPVMHFVTLAEFVSAADGSGVAHEAPAYGAEDLELARKYGVPLMFGVDDHGILRVTGERGKFFKDADKGLIADLKARGRMFWSGTLRHRYPFHDRTGDPILYFAKKGWYIRTNSVAGRMLATNEEINWVPLTIRNGRFGNWLEGNVDWAISRERYWGTPLPFWVSEDGDLRVVGSVAELSELTGRDLSGLDLHRPYIDDVTFTLGGKEYRRVPEVLDVWFDSGSMPYAQWHLLTDETGERALPGTEANMEQFGRHYPADFICEAIDQTRGWFYSLHAISTMLYGQPAYKNVICLGHIVDEKGAKMSKSKGNVIEPLPLFDRYGADSVRWYMFMASDPGDQKRFSERLVAEAQRGYVNTLWNVYSFFVLYANLDRPALGNAPEVGDRPEIDRWLLARLEETVRDVTASLDAYDARGGGRSLERFVDDLSNWYVRRNRSRFWGEGGKVDVAAYATLHEALVVVSQLTAPFTPFLADAMYRNLTRGQGAESVHLTRWPEVRAERLDERLTAEMAAVIKVVELGRAVRGANNLKTRQPLASVQVRANTPERTDALRRLQGQIAEELNVKAVTVLEGDTDLVRYSLRPNLPVLGKVYGKALPAVRVALANADAAAVARAVGAGQPFRVEANGQTFELTGEQVLVDARAPEGVAAAEDAGFLVAFDTALTRELVQEGLARDLVRSLQEARKAAGFEVQDRIRLTLDLVGDAREAAEVWHDFIAGEVLATELTFGAGAGFAAEVEGGTAYLVRV